In a single window of the Synechococcus sp. MW101C3 genome:
- the topA gene encoding type I DNA topoisomerase produces the protein MAHTLVIVESPTKARTIRAFLPKEFRVEASMGHVRDLPNNASEIPAAYKGEKWANLGVNTSEDFAPLYVVPKDKKKVVKELKDALKGADQLLLATDEDREGESISWHLLELLSPKVPVKRMVFHEITKDAIHRALDQTRELDMELVHAQETRRILDRLVGYTLSPLLWKKVAWGLSAGRVQSVAVRLLVQRERARRAFRSGSYWDLKAELEQPGGRFEAKLTHLAGERIAQGSDFDESTGGLKPGSTVKLLAESEARALRESVLALPWRVEQVEEKPTVRKPVPPFTTSTLQQEANRKLRLSARETMRTAQALYERGFITYMRTDSVHLSEQAISAARACVAEKYGDSFLSPAPRQFSTKSRNAQEAHEAIRPSGERFRTPKDTGLDGKDLALYELIWKRTVASQMADARLTMLAVEIVAGDARFRASGKRIDFAGFFRAYVEGSDDPDAALEGQELLLPALAVGDAPVCKSVEALGHQTQPPARYSEAALVKMLEKEGIGRPSTYASIIGTITDRGYATLAGNALTPSFTAFAVTALLEEHFPDLVDTSFTARMENTLDEISHGKVQWLPYLNSFFKGEKGLEAQVQQREGDIDPTASRTIVMEGLPCVVRIGRFGAYLESKRVADDGSEELVKATLPQEITPAELDAEHAEQILRQKTEGPESLGEDPETGDAIYLLFGQYGPYLQRGQVSEENPKPKRASLPKGVKPEDLSLDDALGLLRLPRLLGEHPDGGRIQAGLGRFGPYVVHDKAKGEKDYRSLKAEDDVLLVGLSRAIELLATPKRGRGGRTALKDLGIPEGDEETIQVFDGPYGLYVKQGKVNASLPEGATADTITIEQAVELLAAKAASGKAKTRKPAARSAAKTAAAKTTGTKPAATKTTSSRKATGTSAASSRSGAAEAKAAGGTAKAKPPATTKTGRPRASAVRIIKAASG, from the coding sequence GTGGCGCACACCCTGGTCATCGTCGAGAGCCCCACCAAGGCCCGCACCATCCGCGCCTTCCTGCCGAAGGAGTTCCGGGTGGAGGCGTCGATGGGGCACGTCCGTGACCTGCCCAACAACGCCAGCGAGATTCCCGCCGCCTACAAGGGCGAGAAGTGGGCGAACCTGGGCGTCAACACCAGCGAGGATTTCGCGCCGCTCTACGTGGTGCCGAAAGACAAAAAGAAGGTGGTGAAGGAGCTGAAGGACGCGCTGAAGGGCGCCGACCAGCTGCTCCTGGCCACGGATGAAGACCGGGAAGGCGAAAGCATCAGCTGGCACCTGCTGGAGCTGCTCAGCCCCAAGGTGCCGGTCAAGCGGATGGTGTTCCACGAGATCACCAAGGACGCCATCCACCGCGCCCTCGACCAGACGCGCGAACTCGACATGGAGTTGGTGCACGCCCAGGAAACGCGACGGATCCTCGACCGGCTGGTGGGCTACACCCTCTCACCGCTGCTGTGGAAAAAAGTGGCCTGGGGGCTTTCTGCCGGCAGGGTGCAATCGGTGGCGGTGCGGCTGCTGGTGCAGCGGGAGCGTGCCCGGCGGGCCTTCCGCAGCGGCAGCTACTGGGACCTCAAGGCCGAGCTGGAGCAGCCGGGCGGCCGGTTCGAAGCCAAGCTCACCCACCTGGCCGGCGAGCGCATCGCCCAGGGCAGCGACTTCGACGAAAGCACCGGGGGGCTCAAGCCCGGCAGCACAGTGAAGCTGCTGGCGGAGAGCGAAGCGCGCGCCCTGCGCGAAAGCGTGCTGGCCCTGCCCTGGCGGGTGGAGCAGGTGGAGGAGAAACCCACGGTGCGCAAGCCCGTGCCGCCCTTCACCACGAGCACCCTGCAGCAGGAAGCCAACCGCAAGCTGCGGCTCTCGGCCCGCGAAACCATGCGCACGGCCCAGGCGCTCTATGAGCGCGGCTTCATCACCTACATGCGCACCGACTCGGTGCACCTCTCCGAGCAGGCGATCAGCGCCGCCCGTGCCTGTGTGGCTGAGAAGTACGGCGACAGCTTCCTAAGCCCCGCCCCGCGGCAGTTCAGCACCAAGAGCCGCAACGCCCAGGAGGCCCACGAGGCGATCCGCCCCTCCGGTGAACGCTTCCGCACCCCCAAGGACACCGGTCTCGACGGCAAGGATCTCGCCCTTTACGAGCTGATCTGGAAACGCACCGTGGCCAGCCAGATGGCCGATGCACGGCTCACGATGCTGGCAGTGGAGATCGTCGCCGGGGACGCCCGCTTCCGGGCCAGCGGCAAGCGCATCGATTTTGCCGGTTTCTTCCGCGCCTATGTGGAGGGCAGCGACGATCCCGACGCGGCGCTGGAGGGGCAGGAACTGCTGCTGCCCGCCCTGGCGGTGGGCGATGCACCGGTCTGCAAGTCAGTGGAGGCACTCGGCCACCAGACCCAGCCGCCGGCCCGCTACAGCGAAGCGGCACTGGTGAAGATGCTGGAGAAGGAAGGAATCGGCAGACCGTCCACCTACGCCAGCATCATCGGCACGATCACCGACCGCGGCTACGCCACCCTCGCCGGCAACGCGCTCACCCCCAGCTTCACCGCCTTCGCGGTGACCGCCCTGCTGGAGGAGCACTTCCCCGACCTGGTGGACACCAGCTTCACCGCGCGGATGGAGAACACACTCGATGAGATTTCCCACGGCAAGGTCCAGTGGCTCCCCTATCTGAACAGCTTCTTCAAGGGGGAGAAGGGGCTCGAAGCCCAGGTGCAGCAGCGCGAGGGCGACATCGATCCCACCGCCTCACGCACGATCGTGATGGAGGGCCTGCCCTGCGTGGTGCGGATCGGGCGCTTCGGCGCCTACCTGGAGTCGAAGCGGGTCGCGGACGACGGCAGCGAGGAGCTGGTGAAGGCCACCCTGCCCCAGGAGATCACCCCGGCCGAGCTCGATGCCGAGCATGCCGAACAGATCCTGCGCCAGAAAACCGAGGGGCCTGAATCACTGGGGGAAGACCCCGAAACCGGCGATGCGATCTACCTGCTGTTCGGCCAGTACGGCCCCTACCTGCAACGGGGGCAGGTGAGCGAGGAGAACCCCAAACCGAAGCGGGCCTCCCTGCCCAAGGGCGTCAAGCCGGAGGATCTCAGCCTCGATGATGCCCTTGGCCTGCTGCGTTTGCCGCGGCTGCTGGGCGAGCACCCCGATGGTGGGCGGATTCAGGCCGGCCTGGGCCGCTTCGGTCCCTACGTGGTGCACGACAAGGCGAAGGGAGAAAAGGACTACCGCTCGCTCAAGGCAGAAGACGACGTGCTGCTGGTGGGGTTGTCGCGCGCCATCGAGCTGCTGGCCACCCCCAAGCGGGGCCGGGGCGGCCGCACGGCCCTGAAGGACCTGGGCATCCCTGAGGGGGACGAGGAAACCATCCAGGTGTTCGACGGTCCCTACGGCCTCTACGTGAAGCAGGGCAAGGTGAACGCCTCGCTGCCGGAGGGCGCCACGGCGGACACAATCACGATCGAGCAGGCCGTTGAGCTCCTGGCCGCGAAGGCCGCCAGCGGCAAGGCCAAGACCCGCAAGCCCGCCGCCCGCTCCGCCGCCAAGACCGCCGCTGCCAAGACCACCGGAACCAAGCCAGCCGCCACCAAGACCACCAGCAGCCGCAAGGCCACCGGCACTTCGGCAGCGAGCAGCAGGAGCGGCGCGGCGGAGGCCAAGGCTGCCGGCGGAACCGCCAAAGCCAAGCCGCCGGCCACCACCAAGACCGGACGTCCACGCGCCAGCGCCGTGCGGATCATCAAGGCCGCCTCCGGCTGA
- a CDS encoding NAD(P)H-quinone oxidoreductase subunit N, whose protein sequence is MDLFGALPALTELPHLAVASLATAPAIGLGITAAQLNSGAIAPEAAILIALLICLLVDLAGEEAAIRWVPPICYAGLGTALVLLALQWNTPLEPSFLGSFLADDLAVAFRAVVAASTLLSLMISWRYVERSGSPVGEYAAILLAATLGAMFLCGSTDLVSIFVSLETLSVSSYLLSGYMKRDARSGEAALKYLLVGSAAAAVFLYGASLLYGLTGGSTGLDAVGLALQTSATPVTALALVFVLATVAFKIAAVPFHQWTPDVYEGSPTPVVAFLSVGSKAAGFALALRLLVGCFDTFDTQWKLLFTVLAVLSMTLGNVVALAQTTMKRMLAYSSIGQAGFVMIGLVCGTEDGYAAMVLYMAAYLFMNLGAFACIILFSLRTGSDRISDYAGLYQKDPLITLGLSLCLLSLGGIPPMLGFFGKIYLFFAGWADHQYLLVVVGLITSVVSIYYYISVIKMMVVKEPQEASDVVKAYPAITWNLAGMGTLRTALVACVLITAVGGVLSNPLFSWANEAVTGTPMLQQSIASSAAREATAIAVAPVPPTPALLG, encoded by the coding sequence ATGGATCTGTTTGGCGCCCTTCCCGCCCTGACGGAACTGCCCCACCTGGCCGTCGCCTCCCTGGCCACAGCGCCCGCGATCGGGCTGGGAATCACCGCCGCCCAGCTCAATTCCGGCGCCATTGCGCCAGAGGCTGCCATCCTCATCGCCCTGCTGATCTGCCTGCTGGTTGATCTGGCCGGCGAGGAAGCGGCGATCCGCTGGGTGCCGCCGATCTGTTACGCCGGCCTGGGCACGGCTCTGGTGCTCCTGGCTCTGCAGTGGAACACGCCGCTGGAGCCTTCGTTCCTTGGCTCGTTCCTGGCGGACGATCTGGCGGTGGCTTTCCGCGCCGTGGTGGCAGCCTCCACCCTGCTCTCTCTGATGATCAGCTGGCGCTACGTGGAGCGTTCTGGCAGCCCGGTTGGCGAATACGCCGCGATCCTGCTGGCGGCCACGCTCGGCGCCATGTTCCTGTGCGGCTCCACCGATCTGGTCAGCATCTTCGTGTCGCTGGAAACCCTTTCGGTGTCCAGCTACCTCCTGTCGGGCTACATGAAGCGGGATGCCCGCTCCGGCGAGGCAGCGCTCAAATATCTGCTGGTGGGTTCCGCCGCCGCTGCGGTCTTTCTCTACGGCGCCTCCCTCCTCTACGGCCTCACTGGCGGCTCCACCGGCCTTGACGCGGTCGGACTTGCCCTTCAGACCAGTGCCACGCCGGTCACGGCATTGGCGCTGGTGTTCGTGCTGGCCACCGTGGCCTTCAAGATCGCTGCGGTGCCCTTCCACCAGTGGACCCCGGACGTCTACGAGGGGTCGCCCACCCCGGTGGTGGCGTTCCTTTCCGTGGGCTCCAAGGCCGCCGGCTTCGCCTTGGCCCTGCGCTTGCTGGTGGGCTGCTTCGACACCTTCGACACGCAGTGGAAGCTGCTGTTCACCGTGCTGGCGGTCCTGAGCATGACCCTGGGCAACGTGGTGGCCCTGGCCCAGACCACCATGAAGCGGATGCTGGCCTACAGCTCGATCGGCCAGGCCGGCTTCGTGATGATCGGCCTGGTGTGCGGCACCGAAGACGGCTATGCCGCCATGGTGCTCTACATGGCGGCCTACCTGTTCATGAACCTGGGCGCCTTCGCCTGCATCATCCTGTTCTCGCTGCGCACCGGCAGCGACCGCATTTCCGATTACGCCGGCCTTTATCAGAAAGATCCACTGATCACGCTCGGTCTCAGTCTCTGCCTGCTGTCGCTGGGGGGAATCCCGCCGATGCTCGGCTTCTTCGGCAAGATCTATCTGTTCTTTGCCGGCTGGGCCGACCACCAGTATCTGCTGGTGGTGGTTGGCTTGATCACGTCCGTGGTGTCGATCTACTACTACATCTCGGTGATCAAGATGATGGTGGTGAAGGAGCCGCAGGAAGCCTCCGATGTGGTGAAGGCCTACCCGGCGATCACCTGGAATCTGGCTGGCATGGGCACCCTGCGCACCGCCCTGGTGGCCTGCGTGCTGATCACGGCGGTGGGCGGTGTGCTCTCCAATCCGCTATTCAGCTGGGCGAATGAGGCCGTCACCGGCACGCCGATGCTGCAGCAGTCGATTGCCTCTTCAGCCGCCCGTGAAGCCACCGCCATCGCCGTGGCCCCCGTTCCTCCCACGCCTGCCCTGCTGGGATGA
- a CDS encoding ABC transporter ATP-binding protein codes for MTLTAPADLSRSRAHEPVAVLDRVSKVYGSGDTEVRALDELSLTVMEGDYLAVMGASGSGKSTAMNIIGCLDRPTFGHYRLSGSAVEDLDDDELADLRNRKLGFVFQQFHLLAHMSAIDNVMLPMIYAGIPAEQRRQLGIEALERVGLGHRLQNKPNQLSGGQQQRVAIARAIINRPALLLADEPTGALDSQTTQEVLEIFDQLHQEGMTVVMVTHEDDVAARADRIVHFRDGRLDDAFA; via the coding sequence ATGACGCTCACGGCCCCGGCGGACCTCTCACGGTCCCGGGCCCATGAGCCCGTGGCCGTCCTTGATCGCGTGAGCAAGGTGTACGGCTCAGGCGACACCGAGGTGCGTGCCCTTGATGAACTCAGCCTCACGGTGATGGAGGGCGACTATCTCGCCGTGATGGGAGCTTCCGGTTCAGGCAAAAGCACGGCGATGAACATCATCGGCTGCCTTGATCGTCCCACGTTTGGCCATTACCGGCTCAGCGGATCGGCGGTGGAGGATCTCGACGACGACGAGCTGGCCGATCTTCGCAACCGCAAGCTGGGTTTCGTGTTCCAGCAGTTTCATCTGCTGGCCCACATGAGCGCAATCGACAACGTGATGTTGCCGATGATCTACGCCGGCATCCCCGCCGAGCAGCGCCGCCAGCTGGGCATTGAAGCCCTCGAACGTGTCGGGCTCGGCCATCGCCTGCAGAACAAACCGAACCAGCTCTCCGGCGGTCAGCAGCAGCGTGTGGCGATCGCGCGGGCGATCATCAACCGGCCGGCCCTGCTGCTGGCCGACGAACCCACAGGGGCGCTGGATTCCCAGACCACCCAGGAGGTGCTGGAGATCTTTGATCAGCTGCACCAGGAAGGGATGACCGTGGTGATGGTCACCCATGAAGACGACGTGGCTGCGCGGGCCGATCGCATCGTGCACTTCCGCGATGGCCGCCTGGATGACGCCTTCGCCTAA